A stretch of Christensenellaceae bacterium DNA encodes these proteins:
- a CDS encoding aminoimidazole riboside kinase — protein MNKKQFDILALGELLIDMAPHDPSASGGQLFEANPGGAPCNVLAMAAKLGSVCSFIGKVGDDTFGRALRDTVKQLGIDTRCLKTDAHTPTTLALVNLDAQGERSFTFYRKPGADLMLHKDDIDFSHIKDARILHFGTMSLTGDPCRSATKAAVSYARSHGCLVSFDPNIRMLLWDHEKDLRSAIHYGLKHCDILKMSDEELLYYSGENEIHNAAQSLHEAYPSIHLMLITLGAEGCLVLIGNDCFHIPGCYQPSVVDTTGAGDSFLGVFLHDIACQDFGSLSLQSLARTAQRANAAASIVIGRKGALLMMPSEAEIMQALPAR, from the coding sequence ATGAATAAAAAACAATTTGATATTCTTGCCCTTGGCGAACTCCTCATCGACATGGCGCCGCACGATCCATCCGCTTCCGGCGGCCAATTATTCGAGGCCAACCCCGGCGGCGCGCCCTGCAACGTTCTTGCTATGGCCGCCAAACTCGGTTCCGTCTGTTCCTTTATCGGCAAGGTGGGCGACGATACTTTCGGCCGCGCCCTGCGCGATACGGTAAAGCAGCTCGGGATCGACACCCGTTGCCTGAAAACGGACGCGCATACGCCGACCACGCTTGCGCTCGTTAATTTAGACGCGCAGGGAGAACGCTCCTTTACTTTTTACCGCAAGCCGGGCGCGGACCTGATGCTACATAAGGATGATATTGATTTCAGCCATATAAAGGATGCCCGTATTCTTCATTTCGGTACCATGTCCCTGACGGGCGATCCATGCCGCAGCGCAACCAAAGCCGCCGTTTCCTATGCGCGCAGCCACGGCTGTCTGGTTTCCTTTGATCCGAATATCCGCATGCTTTTGTGGGATCATGAGAAAGACCTGCGCTCCGCGATACATTACGGCCTTAAGCACTGCGATATTCTGAAAATGTCGGATGAAGAGCTTTTATATTACAGTGGGGAAAACGAAATACACAACGCCGCCCAAAGCCTCCACGAAGCCTATCCCTCCATCCATCTGATGCTCATCACGCTGGGCGCGGAGGGCTGCCTCGTTCTCATCGGAAACGATTGCTTCCATATCCCCGGCTGTTACCAGCCCTCAGTGGTCGACACCACCGGCGCCGGAGATTCCTTTTTAGGCGTTTTCCTGCATGACATCGCATGCCAGGATTTCGGGAGCTTATCCCTGCAATCCCTTGCCCGCACGGCGCAGCGCGCCAACGCCGCCGCATCCATCGTCATCGGGCGCAAGGGCGCTCTGCTCATGATGCCGTCCGAAGCGGAGATTATGCAGGCCTTGCCCGCGCGCTGA
- the hxlB_2 gene encoding 3-hexulose-6-phosphate isomerase has protein sequence MSADILTITKELEATLGSIKEEQTVQLVDCIQQAKRIFIAGRGRSGLMVNCFAMRLMHMGKKVFVVGEIVTPSIEKGDLLLIASGSGETGSLVSMAKKCKEIGARLATVTIFPEATIGRLADVVIRISAPTAKSDQKANIESIQPMGSLFEQSVLLYLDYVVLRLMEINNTTSEIMFRLHANLE, from the coding sequence ATGAGCGCGGATATTTTGACGATCACAAAGGAACTGGAAGCAACGCTGGGCAGTATCAAGGAAGAGCAGACTGTGCAGCTCGTGGATTGCATACAACAGGCGAAACGTATTTTTATTGCGGGAAGGGGCCGCAGCGGCCTGATGGTAAACTGTTTTGCCATGCGTTTGATGCATATGGGAAAAAAGGTATTCGTGGTGGGGGAGATCGTGACGCCCTCCATTGAAAAAGGCGACCTGCTCCTGATCGCCAGTGGCTCTGGAGAGACGGGAAGCCTTGTTTCGATGGCCAAAAAATGTAAGGAAATCGGCGCGCGGCTGGCAACCGTTACGATTTTTCCGGAGGCGACGATCGGACGGCTGGCGGACGTGGTGATAAGGATCAGTGCCCCCACGGCAAAATCCGATCAAAAAGCGAATATTGAATCCATACAGCCGATGGGGTCACTGTTTGAACAAAGCGTGCTTTTGTATCTTGACTATGTGGTCCTGCGGTTGATGGAAATAAACAATACGACCTCGGAAATTATGTTCCGCCTGCACGCAAATCTGGAATAA
- a CDS encoding MFS transporter encodes MSERTAPEYYAKHKWSILAVLIFMPFMATLDGTIVNVALPVMVKDLHTDMESIQMVVIVYLIAVVASILLFGRLGDIKGKGRLFMVGTVIFTAGSLMAGLSHDLNTLIVSRVVEGIGGAAAMANNQGIITEVFPASERGRALGISGIAVALGTMLGPPLGGLIVTYLSWNYIFLINVPIGVVGFLLALKLLPRGQKTQQKVDYRGAVSLGAAVILFFFGLLTGENVGYDKYYIILSFIAAAGLVVLFLYFERRQQQPIVDLSLFKNSLFTLSIVCVLIQFFAMSGISIIQPFYIEDVLKIDAGSTGLVMMSLPIVMGIMSPISGYISDKVGPAKVTLVGLVIMTAGLALLATMTATEPVYKLVIYLCVVGFGAGVFSAPNTSLIMSTAPKEKLGITGSINAFTRNFGSVTGISLLTTLLYSLMSSKAGHRVDGYISGRPDIFVYGMQTVYTIGVAILAVSVILTVVRLFQNKKQSVS; translated from the coding sequence ATGTCTGAAAGAACAGCCCCCGAATATTATGCAAAACACAAATGGTCGATTCTCGCCGTACTGATCTTTATGCCGTTCATGGCGACGCTCGACGGCACGATTGTCAATGTCGCTCTGCCCGTCATGGTAAAGGATCTGCATACGGATATGGAATCCATCCAGATGGTCGTCATCGTTTACCTGATCGCGGTCGTCGCTTCCATCCTGCTTTTCGGACGGCTGGGCGACATCAAGGGCAAGGGCCGCCTGTTTATGGTCGGTACGGTCATTTTTACCGCCGGCTCCCTGATGGCGGGGCTTTCGCACGATTTAAATACGCTCATTGTCTCCCGCGTGGTCGAGGGGATCGGCGGCGCGGCCGCTATGGCCAATAACCAGGGTATTATTACCGAGGTCTTTCCCGCAAGCGAACGCGGACGGGCGCTCGGTATCTCGGGCATTGCCGTTGCGCTTGGCACCATGCTCGGCCCACCTCTGGGCGGACTGATCGTCACTTACTTAAGCTGGAATTATATCTTCCTGATCAACGTTCCTATCGGCGTGGTCGGCTTCCTGCTCGCGCTAAAACTTTTGCCGCGCGGCCAAAAAACACAGCAAAAGGTGGACTACCGTGGAGCCGTATCTCTTGGCGCGGCAGTGATCCTCTTTTTCTTCGGTTTGCTTACAGGCGAAAACGTCGGCTACGACAAATATTACATTATATTATCCTTTATCGCGGCGGCCGGCCTTGTCGTATTGTTCCTGTACTTCGAGCGCAGGCAACAGCAGCCCATTGTCGACTTGTCGCTTTTTAAAAATTCGCTGTTCACATTAAGTATCGTCTGTGTACTCATCCAATTCTTCGCCATGAGCGGTATCAGCATTATCCAGCCTTTTTACATCGAGGATGTGCTGAAAATAGACGCCGGCTCCACCGGTCTTGTGATGATGAGCCTGCCCATCGTTATGGGCATCATGTCGCCTATATCCGGATATATATCGGATAAGGTCGGTCCTGCCAAGGTCACGCTTGTGGGGCTTGTCATCATGACGGCAGGCCTTGCGTTGCTCGCGACCATGACGGCGACCGAGCCCGTATACAAGCTAGTTATTTACTTATGTGTCGTGGGCTTTGGCGCAGGCGTTTTTTCAGCGCCAAACACCTCTCTTATTATGTCCACGGCCCCCAAAGAAAAGCTCGGCATCACGGGCAGTATCAACGCTTTCACGCGCAATTTCGGCAGCGTGACCGGTATCTCGCTGCTGACCACGCTGCTTTATTCATTGATGAGTTCCAAGGCGGGACACCGTGTGGACGGATACATCAGCGGCAGGCCCGACATCTTCGTATACGGTATGCAGACCGTATATACGATCGGCGTGGCGATTCTTGCCGTAAGCGTAATTCTGACAGTCGTCCGCTTATTCCAGAACAAAAAACAGTCCGTTTCTTAA
- a CDS encoding ribulose-phosphate 3-epimerase, whose amino-acid sequence MNENISLVTSRKPADVAAVSPSLICMDLCNLEQGVKVLERAGCKMLHVDILDGYFSPSMPIGVDTVKQLKEKTSLTYDVHIMAMQNDFFVDEMVGIGAERICFHVETERHICKKLSQIRTAGLKAGVALTPATPIGTIEYALELCDFVLLMRINPGYASMPGADQYDFVTRKMYDLSETIVRRGLDTTITVDGRVYFENVEEQVCAGLDTVVAGTSSIFSRGGDVKTNFDRLQKLIGQGLQARG is encoded by the coding sequence ATGAATGAAAATATTTCTCTGGTGACATCCAGAAAGCCTGCGGACGTCGCGGCTGTTTCCCCGTCGCTGATCTGCATGGACTTGTGCAACCTGGAACAGGGAGTAAAGGTTTTGGAACGGGCCGGTTGCAAAATGCTGCACGTCGATATTCTCGACGGGTATTTCAGCCCAAGCATGCCCATTGGCGTGGATACGGTCAAACAGTTAAAGGAAAAAACATCCCTTACGTATGATGTACACATCATGGCAATGCAAAATGATTTTTTCGTGGACGAGATGGTTGGTATCGGGGCGGAACGCATCTGTTTTCATGTGGAAACGGAACGGCATATCTGCAAAAAGCTTTCGCAGATCAGGACCGCAGGCCTTAAGGCGGGCGTGGCGCTTACGCCGGCAACACCGATAGGAACGATCGAATATGCCTTGGAGCTTTGCGACTTTGTATTGCTGATGCGCATTAACCCGGGTTACGCGTCTATGCCCGGCGCAGATCAATATGATTTTGTGACACGGAAAATGTACGACTTAAGCGAGACGATCGTCCGGCGCGGACTTGATACGACGATCACCGTCGACGGTAGGGTTTACTTTGAAAACGTGGAAGAACAGGTATGCGCGGGCCTTGATACGGTGGTTGCCGGAACGTCCAGTATTTTCAGCAGGGGCGGCGATGTAAAAACGAATTTTGACCGACTGCAAAAGCTGATCGGGCAAGGACTTCAGGCGCGCGGATAA
- a CDS encoding glycyl-radical enzyme activating protein, translated as MDGKEIKGNVFEIERYALHDGPGIRTVIFLKGCPLRCLWCANPESQDAVSELWYWQERCVGCGDCLKSCPCHALELGKTGIVIDRDKCKSCGACTLACPTEALAMAGKWMSISEVVGEVMKDFSYYEASGGGVTFSGGEALTQAEFVARAAKQCKEKGISTCLETSGCAPWAKVERAARDIDLVLYDLKQMDPQIHSKQMGADNRTILENLKRLAAEGQEIVVRIPVVPGYNDSMDNFHMTRDFLEKQAPSVRRIDLLPYHRLGMGKYKRLNRRYPPGDILPPEPGRMEYIRRFFEDKGFEVTIGG; from the coding sequence GTGGACGGAAAAGAAATCAAAGGAAATGTTTTTGAAATAGAGCGTTATGCGCTGCACGACGGGCCGGGAATCCGCACGGTGATCTTTTTAAAGGGATGTCCATTGCGCTGCCTGTGGTGCGCAAATCCGGAATCTCAGGACGCGGTTTCCGAACTTTGGTACTGGCAGGAGCGGTGCGTCGGCTGCGGGGATTGCCTGAAAAGCTGCCCCTGTCATGCGCTGGAGCTGGGAAAAACGGGAATCGTAATCGATAGGGATAAATGCAAAAGCTGCGGGGCATGCACTCTCGCCTGTCCGACGGAGGCGCTGGCCATGGCGGGAAAATGGATGAGCATCTCTGAGGTGGTAGGCGAGGTCATGAAAGATTTTTCGTATTATGAGGCCTCGGGCGGCGGCGTGACATTTTCAGGCGGCGAGGCGTTGACGCAGGCTGAATTTGTGGCGCGGGCGGCAAAGCAGTGTAAGGAAAAGGGAATATCCACATGCCTGGAAACGAGCGGATGCGCACCGTGGGCGAAAGTGGAACGCGCGGCCAGGGATATAGATCTGGTTTTATATGACTTAAAACAGATGGATCCCCAAATACACAGCAAACAGATGGGTGCGGACAACCGGACGATCCTTGAAAACCTGAAAAGACTGGCCGCAGAGGGACAGGAAATCGTCGTCCGGATACCGGTGGTCCCGGGATATAACGACAGCATGGACAATTTCCATATGACGCGCGATTTTCTGGAAAAACAGGCGCCAAGCGTAAGGAGGATAGACCTTTTGCCATATCACAGGCTGGGCATGGGTAAATACAAAAGGCTTAACAGGCGGTATCCGCCGGGGGATATACTGCCGCCGGAGCCTGGACGGATGGAGTATATCAGGCGGTTTTTTGAAGATAAGGGATTTGAGGTAACGATTGGCGGATAA
- the hxlB_1 gene encoding 3-hexulose-6-phosphate isomerase — protein MGQVSYEDTVRGITGECKDTLLKVRPEEVQAFIETLLSSQKVFFTGVGRVMLSLEAIAKRLAHLGIATYCVGQITEPAITDKDTLVVGSGSGESMIPVAMARKAKGFGAKIVYIGANPQSTMAKLADVAVRIPARTKLYLPDETQSIQPMTSLFEQCLLLLGDTAAKMIIEQNNIKMEELWRCHANLE, from the coding sequence ATGGGACAAGTATCGTATGAAGATACCGTAAGGGGTATCACAGGAGAATGTAAGGATACGCTTTTAAAAGTCAGGCCGGAGGAGGTGCAGGCGTTTATCGAAACGCTGCTTTCTTCACAGAAAGTTTTTTTTACCGGCGTGGGAAGAGTAATGCTGTCGCTTGAGGCCATCGCCAAACGGCTTGCCCACCTTGGCATCGCGACATACTGCGTGGGGCAGATCACGGAGCCTGCAATTACGGACAAGGATACGCTGGTAGTCGGCTCGGGCAGCGGGGAATCTATGATTCCGGTCGCCATGGCCAGGAAAGCAAAGGGCTTCGGCGCGAAGATCGTATATATTGGCGCCAATCCCCAAAGCACAATGGCAAAACTGGCGGACGTGGCGGTACGCATTCCTGCCCGCACGAAGCTGTATCTGCCGGATGAAACGCAGTCCATACAACCGATGACAAGCCTGTTTGAACAATGCCTGCTTTTATTGGGAGACACGGCTGCGAAAATGATTATTGAACAAAACAATATAAAAATGGAAGAATTGTGGCGTTGCCACGCAAACCTGGAATAA
- the pflF_5 gene encoding glycyl radical enzyme yields MQYTSPDLSERQKERIARLKKDALMIEQEVCVQRARYLTQAYRQTQDMPMILRRAKALKNILENMTVFIENGQLIAGHQAGKQCAAAIFPEYNINWIFEEIDELPKRPGDRFKVSPKVREELLEIARWWRGKTVEDRAIKTLPQEVRDTYEMGVFSANGNMTSGDGHIMLDFEKIVQCGVRGILDDVRKEMEKLDEADPAAFHKRIFYEAVTTAYEGVVNFARRYARLAEELALKETDPRRKAELEKIAAVCSRSPEYPAETFYEGVQSVWFAHLISQIESNGHSMSFGRLDQYLYGLYQEDIAQGRLTREEAAELLGCLWVKAFGIIKIRPWSHTRFSGGGPTYQNLTLGGITPDGRDAVNELTMLCLDSVSLTQLPQPNVSARYHEKNPEEYLLKCAEVIKLGFGMPAMHNDALMIPSLKSRGIAEADANNYAMVGCIEPIVPGKYGYRAAGMSFTNFPKILEITLNGGKDPRTGIALLPEEKDLASYQDFGDLWQALERQMEYYVKLRFVGEHVIDYAIEELVPDAFCSGLVQDCIRRGKTPKEGGAVYDMTTGPETGITNAANSLAAIRRLVFEEHRIDGKKLLEVLAANFDCEDGPRIRQILIHKAPKFGNDDDAVDLLADKLYRMFIRELEKYRNTRFGRGPIGCFSYPCTATISGNVPSGIKVGASADGRCAGEALAEGCSPYHGTDTLGPTAVLNSVAKMPNMLITGGNLLNIKITPEMMATDEGLKKVASLIKAFFKKMGWHIQFNVVSSEMMREAQKKPEEYTDLVVRVAGYSALFNSLEPATQDDIIERTEHVL; encoded by the coding sequence ATGCAGTATACCAGTCCGGATTTATCGGAAAGGCAAAAGGAAAGAATTGCCAGGCTCAAGAAAGATGCGCTGATGATCGAACAGGAAGTGTGCGTGCAGCGCGCGCGTTACTTAACACAGGCATACCGGCAGACACAGGATATGCCGATGATTCTGCGCAGGGCAAAGGCGCTCAAAAATATACTTGAAAACATGACTGTTTTTATTGAAAACGGCCAGCTCATCGCCGGACATCAGGCGGGCAAGCAGTGCGCGGCGGCTATTTTTCCGGAATATAATATCAACTGGATTTTTGAAGAGATCGACGAGCTGCCCAAGCGCCCGGGAGACCGTTTTAAGGTATCGCCCAAGGTACGCGAGGAATTGCTCGAGATCGCGCGGTGGTGGCGCGGCAAGACGGTGGAAGACCGTGCCATAAAAACATTGCCACAGGAAGTCAGGGATACCTACGAGATGGGCGTTTTTTCGGCCAACGGAAACATGACGTCCGGAGACGGGCACATCATGCTCGATTTCGAAAAAATCGTACAGTGCGGCGTGCGGGGGATACTGGACGATGTGCGCAAGGAAATGGAGAAGCTGGATGAGGCGGACCCTGCGGCATTTCATAAAAGGATATTTTATGAAGCGGTAACTACCGCCTATGAAGGGGTAGTAAACTTTGCGCGCCGGTATGCAAGGCTTGCGGAGGAACTGGCCTTAAAAGAAACAGACCCGCGGAGGAAAGCGGAACTTGAAAAAATAGCGGCGGTGTGCAGTCGTTCGCCGGAATATCCGGCGGAAACGTTTTACGAGGGCGTACAGTCGGTGTGGTTTGCCCACCTGATTTCACAGATTGAAAGCAACGGCCACTCAATGTCCTTTGGAAGACTGGATCAATACCTGTATGGGCTCTATCAGGAGGATATTGCACAAGGCAGGCTTACGCGGGAAGAGGCGGCCGAGCTGCTCGGCTGTTTGTGGGTAAAGGCTTTTGGGATTATCAAAATCCGCCCGTGGTCGCACACGCGTTTTTCAGGCGGCGGTCCCACATACCAAAACCTTACACTGGGCGGGATTACGCCGGACGGACGGGACGCAGTCAACGAGTTGACCATGTTATGCCTAGACAGTGTCTCGTTGACACAGTTGCCCCAGCCCAACGTATCGGCGCGCTACCATGAAAAAAATCCTGAGGAATACCTATTGAAGTGCGCGGAGGTAATTAAACTTGGTTTCGGTATGCCGGCGATGCACAACGACGCGTTGATGATCCCGTCGCTTAAAAGCAGGGGAATCGCGGAAGCGGACGCCAACAACTATGCGATGGTGGGCTGTATCGAACCCATCGTGCCGGGCAAATACGGATACCGCGCGGCGGGCATGAGCTTTACGAACTTTCCCAAAATTTTGGAAATTACATTAAACGGCGGGAAAGACCCCCGCACCGGAATCGCGCTTTTACCAGAGGAAAAGGATTTGGCCTCGTATCAGGACTTCGGCGATCTTTGGCAGGCGCTTGAGCGCCAGATGGAATACTATGTAAAGCTGCGCTTTGTGGGCGAGCACGTAATCGATTATGCGATTGAAGAGTTAGTGCCGGATGCGTTTTGCTCGGGGCTCGTACAGGACTGTATCCGTCGCGGGAAAACGCCCAAAGAGGGGGGCGCGGTATACGATATGACGACCGGACCGGAGACGGGCATTACCAATGCGGCCAACAGCCTCGCGGCGATCCGCAGGCTGGTGTTTGAAGAACACAGGATAGATGGAAAAAAGCTGCTGGAAGTATTGGCGGCAAATTTTGACTGCGAGGACGGACCGCGTATCCGGCAGATACTGATCCATAAAGCGCCTAAATTCGGAAATGACGACGACGCTGTCGACCTGCTGGCAGATAAACTGTACCGTATGTTTATCCGCGAACTTGAAAAATACAGGAATACGCGTTTTGGGCGGGGACCGATCGGCTGCTTCAGTTATCCGTGCACCGCAACCATATCCGGAAACGTACCGAGCGGCATTAAGGTAGGAGCAAGCGCGGACGGCAGATGTGCGGGAGAGGCGCTGGCAGAAGGATGCTCGCCATACCATGGAACGGATACGCTCGGGCCGACAGCCGTATTGAATTCCGTCGCCAAGATGCCTAACATGCTGATCACGGGCGGAAATCTTTTGAACATTAAGATCACGCCGGAGATGATGGCAACGGATGAGGGGCTTAAGAAAGTAGCTTCGCTCATCAAGGCGTTTTTCAAAAAAATGGGCTGGCATATTCAGTTTAACGTGGTGTCTTCCGAAATGATGCGCGAGGCGCAGAAAAAGCCAGAGGAGTATACGGACCTTGTGGTAAGGGTCGCGGGATACAGCGCCCTGTTCAACAGTCTTGAGCCTGCGACGCAGGATGATATTATCGAGCGTACGGAACATGTGTTATAA
- a CDS encoding DNA-binding transcriptional regulator produces the protein MKRRNTRHISTGETAVKNAPQKDEPMETGRKNRTIYHKIVLAAELYYTYGLSQEEVANRMGVTRPWVSKMLKRAEEMGIVRIEVMSPSAGIVQVEEALCERYGIKKATVIRSTDPQSSLKDLGRAAAHYLISAIRPNDTLGVYWGKTLAAVADEFIPLRHPDVTVVSLVGGFGKNPEILSNQIAGKIANALEAQCILLHAPALTGSREERDIFLKDPMIADAVQAGEKSDIVLLSIGSLWNSTLLDSGYVTEEEVNKLEEEGAVGDLAMRFVDKNGRILSHSVNDRIVAAELEQICTDARHVVGIALGENKVKVIKAAMLGRWIDVLVTDSNTAEELLK, from the coding sequence ATGAAACGCAGAAACACAAGACATATCAGCACGGGGGAAACGGCGGTGAAAAACGCGCCCCAAAAGGATGAACCGATGGAGACAGGTAGGAAGAACAGGACAATTTATCATAAGATCGTTCTTGCAGCGGAGCTTTACTATACGTACGGCCTGTCCCAGGAAGAGGTAGCAAACCGTATGGGCGTTACGAGGCCGTGGGTATCGAAAATGCTCAAGCGCGCCGAAGAAATGGGTATCGTGCGTATCGAGGTGATGTCTCCCTCCGCCGGTATTGTGCAGGTCGAGGAAGCGTTGTGCGAACGTTACGGGATCAAAAAGGCGACGGTTATCCGCAGTACGGACCCGCAAAGCAGCTTAAAAGACCTTGGCCGCGCGGCGGCGCATTACCTGATTTCGGCTATCCGCCCTAACGATACGCTGGGCGTATATTGGGGAAAGACCCTGGCGGCAGTTGCCGACGAGTTTATTCCGTTGCGCCATCCGGACGTTACCGTGGTTTCGCTGGTTGGCGGTTTTGGGAAAAATCCGGAAATCCTCAGCAACCAGATTGCCGGTAAAATTGCCAACGCCCTGGAAGCGCAGTGCATTCTTTTGCATGCGCCGGCCTTAACGGGCAGCAGGGAAGAACGGGATATTTTCTTAAAGGATCCGATGATCGCAGATGCGGTGCAGGCGGGGGAAAAGTCGGACATCGTCCTTTTGAGTATCGGATCGTTATGGAACTCTACCCTTCTTGACAGCGGATACGTGACGGAAGAAGAGGTCAATAAGCTGGAAGAAGAGGGCGCGGTCGGCGATCTGGCCATGCGTTTTGTGGACAAAAACGGCAGGATTCTGAGCCACAGCGTCAATGACAGGATCGTTGCGGCGGAGCTGGAGCAGATTTGCACGGACGCGCGGCATGTGGTGGGCATTGCGCTTGGCGAAAACAAGGTCAAGGTGATCAAAGCGGCCATGCTCGGGCGCTGGATCGACGTGCTGGTCACGGATTCCAATACGGCCGAGGAACTTTTAAAATAG
- the hxlA gene encoding 3-hexulose-6-phosphate synthase has protein sequence MKLQLAMDFCENLDKTSKILEEVAEYVDIIEMGTPLLMECGLPIVTQIKEKYPQHEVLADLKIMDAGQYEAGVAFAAGADIVTVMAATEDATIKAAVDCANAYEKAIMADLLAVKDLEARIERLEEMGVHYICLHTSKDLQRPGMSMDEHFGKIQKHIKSSKIALAGGITAESVDAYVRLEPEVIIVGEGIMTQGDRTAKAKLIREKMN, from the coding sequence ATGAAACTTCAATTGGCAATGGATTTTTGCGAGAATTTGGATAAAACCAGCAAGATTTTGGAAGAAGTCGCCGAATATGTGGACATCATCGAAATGGGTACGCCGCTTCTTATGGAATGCGGCCTGCCTATCGTTACGCAGATTAAGGAAAAATATCCGCAGCACGAGGTGTTGGCGGACCTGAAAATTATGGACGCGGGGCAATATGAAGCGGGTGTTGCCTTTGCGGCGGGCGCGGATATTGTTACGGTTATGGCCGCGACGGAGGACGCGACTATCAAGGCCGCCGTGGATTGCGCAAACGCTTACGAAAAAGCAATCATGGCGGACCTGCTGGCGGTAAAGGACCTTGAAGCGCGTATCGAGCGGTTGGAGGAAATGGGCGTACACTATATCTGCCTGCATACCTCAAAGGACCTGCAGCGTCCGGGTATGAGCATGGACGAGCATTTCGGAAAGATACAAAAGCATATCAAATCCAGCAAGATCGCGCTTGCGGGCGGAATCACGGCGGAGAGCGTGGACGCTTATGTACGGCTGGAGCCGGAGGTCATCATTGTGGGCGAGGGCATCATGACGCAGGGCGACCGGACGGCGAAGGCCAAGCTGATCCGCGAAAAAATGAACTAA
- a CDS encoding nitroreductase, whose translation MRTKLNEVIRDRRSIRVLERSETITKKKIEDMLRLALYAPNAFNMQSSRMIVLLDREHEKFWDMTKDILRGVTPPDAFARTEKKMDGFRGGNGTVLFFENTQTVQKYQQDFALYADKFGQFSQHNNAILQYAVWLVFEEENIAASLQHYNPLVDEAVRNEWNVPKEWELIAQMPFGKAAERPEKREFKPFDDIVKIYG comes from the coding sequence ATGAGGACGAAACTAAATGAAGTAATACGCGACCGCCGTTCGATTCGCGTTCTGGAGCGCAGCGAGACAATCACCAAAAAGAAAATAGAAGACATGTTAAGGCTCGCCCTTTACGCGCCCAATGCATTTAATATGCAGAGCTCAAGGATGATTGTGCTTTTAGACCGAGAGCATGAAAAATTCTGGGATATGACGAAAGATATTCTGCGCGGCGTGACGCCGCCGGACGCTTTTGCGCGCACCGAAAAAAAGATGGATGGGTTCAGGGGCGGAAACGGTACGGTGCTTTTCTTTGAAAATACGCAGACCGTACAAAAATATCAACAGGATTTTGCGCTTTATGCGGATAAATTCGGACAATTTTCGCAACATAACAATGCGATTTTGCAGTATGCCGTGTGGCTTGTTTTCGAGGAAGAAAACATTGCCGCATCCCTGCAGCATTATAACCCGCTGGTGGACGAGGCGGTCAGGAACGAATGGAACGTTCCCAAAGAATGGGAGCTGATCGCGCAGATGCCTTTCGGCAAGGCGGCGGAACGTCCGGAAAAACGGGAATTTAAGCCGTTTGACGATATTGTGAAAATATATGGATAA